The following proteins come from a genomic window of Chryseobacterium glaciei:
- a CDS encoding T9SS type A sorting domain-containing protein has translation MKSTTFFLICSLLISTFTFAQTSTEQFETESHGSTSFTDNGVIFNILTHVGGFDIQANYPNTGWNGTANDNRYIDNSGAGNIAVGASFSIKTTSNLYKVNRFWIFLSDTSLNQTVAGTLTVTGKLNGITKYTQTKSTGFATGLGSTNGYTLIDLTNLNGQNYSNIIVDQLQVTLGGLYTYAGLDAFTWVKDTGIVLATNEAAGVIKKQASIYPNPTNGPLTIKTEENNKAEIYNQEGKLVKSLDIKKGINETNISELPSGVYLIKTPSESYKIIKK, from the coding sequence ATGAAAAGCACTACTTTTTTCTTAATCTGTAGTCTGCTCATTTCTACTTTCACCTTTGCGCAGACTAGTACTGAACAATTTGAAACGGAATCTCACGGAAGTACAAGCTTCACGGATAACGGAGTAATCTTTAACATTCTAACTCATGTAGGCGGGTTCGACATTCAGGCCAACTACCCAAATACTGGTTGGAATGGTACAGCAAATGACAATAGATATATTGATAATTCCGGAGCGGGAAATATTGCAGTTGGAGCATCATTCAGCATCAAAACAACATCTAATTTGTATAAAGTAAACAGATTTTGGATATTCTTATCTGATACAAGTTTAAATCAAACGGTAGCCGGTACACTTACTGTAACAGGTAAATTAAACGGAATTACAAAGTATACACAGACCAAAAGTACAGGTTTTGCAACCGGTTTAGGCTCTACAAATGGATATACTTTGATCGATTTAACCAATCTTAATGGTCAGAACTATTCGAATATTATTGTCGATCAGCTTCAAGTTACTCTTGGTGGTCTTTATACGTATGCAGGTCTTGACGCTTTCACTTGGGTAAAAGATACAGGTATTGTTTTAGCCACCAATGAAGCAGCTGGTGTGATCAAAAAGCAGGCAAGCATTTATCCTAACCCGACAAATGGTCCTCTTACGATAAAAACTGAAGAAAATAATAAAGCCGAGATTTATAATCAGGAAGGAAAATTGGTCAAAAGCCTAGACATCAAAAAAGGTATCAATGAAACTAATATTTCTGAACTTCCAAGTGGAGTTTATTTAATAAAAACACCCTCAGAATCTTATAAAATCATTAAGAAGTAA